In Streptomyces pluripotens, the genomic window GCGGGGCGCTCGGAGCCGGACGGCACGGGTGCCCGGAGCGTGGGGCACCACGTGGATGCTGCTCGCGTTCATGCTGGTCAACTTCGCCGACAAGGCGGTGATGGGACTCGGCGCCCCCAAGATCATCAGCGATCTCCACCTCACCCACGGGCAGTTCGGCATGGCCCAGTCTGCCTTCTTCGCTCTGTTCAGTCTCTCCGCGCTGGCGGTCTCCTCCCTGACCCGCCGGATCAGCACCGGCGTACTACTGCTGACGTTGGCGCTGGCCTGGTCCGCCGCCCAACTGCCCATGCTGTTGCAGACGTCGGGGTTCGGTGTGCTGGTCGCCACCCGGGTGCTGCTGGGGGCCGCGGAGGGCCCGGCGCTGCCGGTGGCCACCCACCACGTGTACGGCTGGTTCGGGCATCGCGAGCGCACCCTGCCGACCGCTGTTCTGCTGATCGGTGCTGCCGCCGGGGTGGCGGTCTCGGCGCCCGTCCTGAGCTGGGTGATCGATCGCTGGGGCTGGCGCTGGGCGTTCGGAGCCGTGGGTTTCGCGGGCCTCGCCTGGGCTGCCCTGTGGAACGGGTACGGGCGCAAGGGCCCGCTGCAGCGGGCGGACGACCGGCCGGAGGAGGGCGCCCCGCCAGCGGCGTTGCCGTATCACCGCATTCTGCTGTCCAGGACCTGGCTCACGGCCGCCTTCGGCTCCTTCGCTGCCTACTGGATGCTGTCCTCCAGCCTCACCTGGGGCCCCGACTACCTGGACCACGTCGCTGGACTGAGCCTGACACAGACGGGTCTCCTGGTGACGCTGGCGGCTGTGGGCAACGCTGCCTCTCTGCTGTCCCACGCGCTGTTGACGCGGCGCACGACGGCTCGGGAGGCACGCGGGCACCCGGCCCGCCGACGGCTGCCGTCCGGTGCGGGGAGCGGGCTGCTGATGTGCGCGGCGGCGTGCGCGGTCGCCGTGTTCGTCTCGTCGGACACCCTGTGGGTCAAGATCGTGATGATGGTGGGCCCGATGACGCTGACCAACGTGATCATGACGGTCTCGCAGACCGCTTGCGCCCGCGTGGCACCGCCTGAGCGGCGCGGCGTCGTGCTCGGAGCGCTGGCCTTCGTCTACGCGCTCGCCGGGATTCTTGCGCCTCTGGTCACCGGCCGGGTGGTGGACGCAGCAGGTGACCTGGGCACCGGCTACCGGACCGCATACCTCCTGACTGCCGGCCTGGTGGGGAGCGCCGGGGCACTGGCGGCCTGTTTCCTGCGCCCCGAGAAGGACGCCCGGCGACTAGGCGTGCCCGAGCAGGCCGGACCCGCACCGGTCCTCGCGCACTGATCCCGGCGACAGCCGTGTCACCGACTCTCACGGACCGGCGCAAGCACCGCTCGGCCGGACCCACGTCCCG contains:
- a CDS encoding MFS transporter, encoding MLLAFMLVNFADKAVMGLGAPKIISDLHLTHGQFGMAQSAFFALFSLSALAVSSLTRRISTGVLLLTLALAWSAAQLPMLLQTSGFGVLVATRVLLGAAEGPALPVATHHVYGWFGHRERTLPTAVLLIGAAAGVAVSAPVLSWVIDRWGWRWAFGAVGFAGLAWAALWNGYGRKGPLQRADDRPEEGAPPAALPYHRILLSRTWLTAAFGSFAAYWMLSSSLTWGPDYLDHVAGLSLTQTGLLVTLAAVGNAASLLSHALLTRRTTAREARGHPARRRLPSGAGSGLLMCAAACAVAVFVSSDTLWVKIVMMVGPMTLTNVIMTVSQTACARVAPPERRGVVLGALAFVYALAGILAPLVTGRVVDAAGDLGTGYRTAYLLTAGLVGSAGALAACFLRPEKDARRLGVPEQAGPAPVLAH